In a single window of the Alphaproteobacteria bacterium LSUCC0684 genome:
- a CDS encoding helix-turn-helix transcriptional regulator encodes MLPQQPIILSTSQAAKNLGLSKSTLAKMRLSGRGPKYCKLGRRVFYSLEDIADWINSNQFLSTSEYEGRNH; translated from the coding sequence ATGCTTCCTCAGCAACCAATAATTCTAAGCACATCTCAGGCCGCTAAGAACCTAGGGCTTTCAAAATCCACTTTGGCAAAAATGCGCTTGTCAGGTAGAGGGCCAAAGTACTGTAAGTTAGGAAGGCGGGTATTTTATTCCCTAGAAGATATTGCAGACTGGATTAACTCAAATCAATTTCTCTCAACATCCGAGTATGAGGGGAGAAATCATTGA
- a CDS encoding ABC transporter ATP-binding protein: MTPEFSTSPADGNAVVIDRVSKIYRSHNGRPPKHALTDMSLNIPCGSIFGLLGPNGAGKSTLINILAGTVVKTSGTARVWGVDIDADPRQARASIGVVPQELNNDAFFTPRETLEMMAGMFGVPSHERQTDAILEDIGLTEQANAYARTLSGGMRRRLLVGKAMVHQPPVLVLDEPTAGVDVALRMRLWEMIRTLNRKGVTIILTTHYLEEAEALCDRIAIINHGRLIREDTTSRLLAGAGSKDMVVRLERMPRAVPETLAGLNVTLGEGELRINFSPEDLKAEDILGRISSAGLRIADISIEEPDLEDVFLALTSPAKEG; the protein is encoded by the coding sequence ATGACACCGGAATTCAGCACATCACCCGCGGATGGCAACGCAGTTGTCATTGACAGGGTCAGCAAAATCTATCGCAGCCACAACGGGCGGCCGCCGAAACATGCGCTCACCGACATGTCCCTCAATATTCCCTGCGGGTCGATCTTTGGTCTTCTCGGCCCCAACGGCGCCGGCAAATCCACCCTGATCAACATTCTCGCCGGAACCGTCGTCAAGACATCCGGCACCGCCCGTGTCTGGGGGGTGGATATTGACGCGGATCCGCGCCAGGCCCGGGCCAGTATCGGCGTGGTGCCGCAGGAGCTCAACAACGACGCATTCTTCACCCCGCGGGAAACGCTTGAGATGATGGCCGGCATGTTCGGCGTGCCCAGCCATGAAAGACAGACCGATGCAATCCTTGAAGATATCGGGCTGACGGAACAGGCCAATGCCTATGCCCGCACGCTTTCCGGCGGCATGCGCAGGCGCCTTCTGGTGGGCAAGGCCATGGTGCATCAGCCGCCGGTGCTGGTGCTGGACGAACCCACCGCCGGGGTCGATGTTGCCCTGCGCATGCGCCTGTGGGAGATGATCCGCACGCTCAACCGCAAGGGCGTGACCATCATTCTGACCACCCATTACCTCGAAGAAGCCGAAGCTCTCTGTGACCGTATTGCCATCATAAACCATGGCCGGCTTATCCGCGAAGACACGACGTCAAGATTGCTGGCGGGTGCCGGCAGCAAGGACATGGTGGTGCGGCTTGAACGAATGCCGCGCGCCGTGCCTGAAACGCTGGCCGGATTGAACGTCACCCTTGGCGAAGGCGAGTTGCGGATCAATTTTTCCCCCGAAGATCTGAAGGCAGAGGATATCCTCGGCCGGATCAGTTCAGCCGGTCTCAGGATCGCCGATATTTCCATCGAAGAGCCTGATCTCGAGGATGTCTTTCTCGCCCTGACCTCCCCGGCCAAGGAAGGATAA
- the polA gene encoding DNA polymerase I — MPSTQLILVDGSAYIFRAFHALPPMNRKDGTPVNAVFGFTSMVLKLMEDMAPDFAIVVLDQARETFRNTIYPDYKANRSEPPEDLIPQFPLIREATKALNLAMAEMPGYEADDLIATYTKQGLAEGMEVVIVSSDKDLMQLVRPGVTMLDPMKQKRIGPDEVVERFGVGPERVVDVQALAGDATDNVPGVPGIGVKTAAELINTFGDLDALLDRAGEIKQPKRRESLINFADQARLSRQLVLLEENAPTPLSLEEARRVPPEMDTLTTFLEAQNFQRLLARLGVEAKPATATSGLQQGEASPVKALQPETTSYEMVTKIEQLKAWVATAFEAGVVAIDTETTSLTASQAMLVGISMATAPGRACYIPLRHGKGSDDQGGLDFGAEAANMPDQLPLAEVVTHLAPLLASPDVLKVGHNLKYDGHVLGRAINGKFRIAPVDDTMCLSYVLDAGRQSSHKLDDLAEIHLGHSMIKYEDVCGKGAKKITFDEVSPEDAMNYAAEDADITLRLWQILKPRLAQEGKTSVYERLERPLIPVLVQMESEGIRVDRQALASMSQHFAARIAELEQRIHALAGETFNIGSPKQLGEILFGKMGLEGGKKSKTGAWSTGADVLDDLAASGVDIAREVLEWRQLSKLKSTYADALVTSINPETRRVHTSFSMVGASTGRLSSSDPNLQNIPIRTPEGRQIRTAFVPEDGAVLISADYSQIELRLVAHIAGEASMIDAFRAGVDIHAQTASEVFGVPLDDMTSETRRRAKAINFGIIYGISGFGLARQLGIPQGEARSYIDAYFDRFPGIKQYMQDMKLKAREDGYVETLFGRRLYIQGITASNPAQRGFAERQAINAPIQGTAADIIKLAMVMMPPVLKEAGSPARMLLQVHDELIFECPEAEAEDAMALIRQVMENAASPRLELDVPLVADASFGKSWDEAH; from the coding sequence ATGCCATCAACGCAGCTCATCCTGGTTGACGGCTCGGCCTATATTTTCAGGGCTTTTCACGCCCTGCCGCCCATGAACAGAAAAGACGGAACGCCGGTAAATGCGGTGTTCGGCTTTACCTCCATGGTGCTCAAGCTGATGGAGGATATGGCGCCGGATTTTGCCATTGTCGTGCTGGATCAGGCCCGGGAGACCTTCCGCAATACGATCTATCCCGATTACAAGGCCAACCGGTCCGAGCCGCCCGAAGATCTCATCCCGCAGTTCCCGCTCATCCGTGAAGCCACGAAAGCGCTCAACCTGGCCATGGCCGAAATGCCCGGCTATGAGGCCGATGACCTGATCGCCACCTACACGAAACAGGGGCTTGCCGAAGGCATGGAGGTGGTCATCGTCTCATCGGACAAGGACCTGATGCAGCTGGTCCGGCCCGGCGTCACCATGCTTGACCCGATGAAGCAGAAACGCATCGGCCCGGATGAAGTGGTGGAGCGTTTCGGCGTTGGCCCGGAAAGAGTGGTGGATGTGCAGGCGCTTGCCGGTGATGCCACCGACAATGTCCCCGGTGTTCCGGGGATCGGGGTCAAGACGGCGGCAGAGCTGATCAACACTTTCGGTGATCTTGATGCCCTGCTGGACCGGGCTGGCGAGATAAAGCAGCCCAAGCGACGCGAAAGCCTGATCAATTTTGCCGATCAGGCGCGGCTTTCCCGCCAGCTTGTTCTGCTCGAGGAAAATGCGCCAACGCCGCTGTCTCTCGAGGAGGCAAGGCGGGTGCCGCCGGAGATGGATACGCTCACCACTTTCCTTGAGGCGCAGAATTTTCAGCGTCTTCTGGCCCGCCTCGGGGTTGAAGCAAAACCCGCCACGGCCACATCCGGTCTTCAGCAGGGAGAGGCAAGCCCTGTCAAGGCGCTGCAACCTGAAACAACGTCCTATGAAATGGTGACGAAAATCGAGCAGCTCAAGGCCTGGGTGGCGACGGCGTTCGAGGCAGGCGTGGTGGCGATTGATACCGAGACAACCTCGCTTACGGCATCGCAGGCGATGCTGGTGGGGATATCGATGGCAACCGCACCGGGCAGGGCCTGTTACATTCCGCTCCGCCATGGCAAGGGAAGCGATGATCAGGGCGGCCTTGATTTTGGGGCCGAGGCAGCGAACATGCCGGATCAGCTCCCGCTGGCCGAAGTGGTAACGCATCTGGCCCCGCTTCTGGCGTCACCCGATGTGCTCAAGGTCGGGCATAATCTCAAATACGATGGCCATGTGCTCGGCCGGGCCATCAATGGCAAGTTCCGGATTGCGCCGGTGGATGACACGATGTGCCTTTCCTATGTGCTGGATGCGGGGCGGCAGTCTTCGCACAAACTCGATGACCTGGCGGAAATCCATCTTGGCCACAGCATGATCAAATATGAGGATGTCTGCGGCAAGGGTGCAAAAAAGATCACGTTTGACGAGGTCAGCCCTGAGGATGCGATGAACTACGCCGCCGAGGATGCCGATATCACGCTCCGGCTGTGGCAGATCCTGAAGCCACGGCTAGCGCAGGAAGGAAAAACATCGGTTTATGAACGTCTTGAACGCCCGCTCATCCCGGTGCTGGTCCAGATGGAAAGCGAGGGCATCCGGGTAGACCGGCAGGCATTGGCCAGCATGAGCCAGCATTTCGCGGCCCGGATCGCGGAACTTGAGCAACGGATACACGCCCTGGCAGGTGAGACGTTCAATATCGGATCACCCAAGCAGCTCGGGGAAATCCTTTTCGGTAAAATGGGGCTCGAAGGCGGCAAGAAATCAAAGACCGGCGCATGGTCTACCGGCGCGGATGTTCTGGACGACCTTGCCGCGAGCGGTGTTGACATTGCAAGAGAAGTGCTGGAATGGCGCCAGCTTTCCAAGCTCAAATCCACCTATGCCGATGCGCTGGTGACGTCCATCAACCCGGAAACCCGCCGTGTCCACACGTCGTTTTCCATGGTCGGGGCGTCGACGGGGCGGCTGTCTTCGAGTGATCCCAATCTTCAGAATATCCCGATCCGCACCCCCGAAGGCCGGCAGATCAGAACAGCTTTCGTGCCCGAAGACGGCGCGGTGCTGATATCGGCGGATTACTCGCAGATCGAGCTTCGGCTGGTGGCTCATATTGCCGGGGAAGCCAGCATGATCGATGCCTTCAGGGCCGGGGTTGATATTCATGCCCAGACGGCCTCCGAAGTCTTCGGGGTACCGCTCGATGACATGACGTCGGAAACACGAAGGCGGGCCAAAGCCATCAATTTCGGCATTATCTACGGGATTTCCGGCTTTGGTCTTGCCCGCCAGCTCGGTATTCCGCAAGGCGAAGCCAGATCCTATATCGATGCCTATTTTGACCGGTTCCCCGGCATCAAGCAGTATATGCAGGACATGAAGCTCAAAGCCCGTGAAGACGGATATGTGGAAACACTCTTCGGTCGGCGGCTCTATATTCAGGGAATCACTGCCTCCAATCCGGCGCAACGCGGCTTTGCCGAGCGTCAGGCGATCAATGCCCCGATCCAGGGAACGGCGGCGGATATCATCAAACTGGCGATGGTCATGATGCCGCCCGTACTCAAGGAAGCAGGATCACCGGCACGGATGCTGCTGCAGGTGCATGACGAGTTGATCTTCGAATGCCCGGAAGCAGAGGCCGAAGACGCCATGGCGCTGATCCGGCAGGTGATGGAAAATGCCGCCAGCCCCAGACTGGAGCTGGATGTTCCACTTGTTGCCGATGCCAGTTTCGGCAAATCCTGGGACGAAGCGCATTGA
- a CDS encoding 2OG-Fe(II) oxygenase, producing the protein MTKIQDYKKTGIAIFKAGEIFTKDEVDMLSVHASTLPEEHVIVGDAGEPNDVYVGRVKIDRAGEWSRIVPGAAPMAIIEILLTKHHIFTDLFGYDMHLRRCQVNRLGEGAFIGRHLDAVSNPTYHAAVVIQLSKDYDGGEFAIYPEGAKKPIVKKTGYGDVVVTRCDVEHEVFRVKGGQRISLVYFYSEFGGVNPRADLVESKLAVGG; encoded by the coding sequence ATGACTAAAATACAAGATTATAAGAAAACAGGTATAGCCATCTTTAAGGCTGGCGAAATCTTCACTAAAGATGAGGTTGATATGTTGAGTGTTCACGCCTCAACTCTGCCAGAAGAGCACGTCATCGTTGGTGATGCCGGCGAACCAAATGATGTTTATGTCGGCCGGGTGAAAATTGATCGCGCTGGCGAGTGGTCACGAATTGTTCCCGGTGCCGCCCCAATGGCAATTATAGAGATACTTCTTACCAAACACCATATCTTCACCGATTTGTTTGGTTACGATATGCACCTGCGTAGATGCCAGGTTAATAGATTAGGCGAGGGTGCCTTTATCGGCCGCCATCTCGATGCCGTTTCTAACCCCACATATCATGCAGCCGTTGTGATTCAACTATCCAAAGATTATGACGGTGGTGAATTCGCTATTTATCCTGAAGGAGCAAAAAAGCCAATAGTCAAAAAAACGGGCTATGGTGATGTTGTCGTGACTCGATGTGATGTTGAGCACGAAGTCTTCAGGGTAAAGGGTGGTCAGCGTATCTCCTTAGTATATTTCTATTCTGAGTTTGGTGGGGTTAATCCCCGCGCTGATCTTGTTGAATCCAAACTAGCCGTAGGAGGGTAA
- a CDS encoding YfjI family protein — MTHLELENFHPEHPISLINDDDNIREFPTDALGPLKSIVETVQGMTLAPIAIPGQSALAIASLAVQGFSNVSTLGGVRPLSLYNLTIARSGERKSACDSILLAPLRRFEIDQSRQREKDMSKWKVKHALWESELKQIQKETANNFDIQKDEIPIGHLDRIKNEPKMPPITDRIVSEPTFEGLTKLFAMGQPSLGMFSDEGGQFLGGFAMQVENKQKTMAALNDLWQGNPIRRTRQGDTLGTYYNKRLAIHLMIQPDVAHKLISDKFANGIGFLSRFLVCDPPSTIGTRLQANVRFNEPELESYSDHLLNILDRDLPQKNCSDIGLMKTLKMSEASRKLLVNFADSVEKDQCCGGKFEEVIPTASKATEQASRIAGVLTLWADLNAIEIEAQIMSNAIELAKYYLSEALRLTGQSKLSDDKFNAEKLRIWLLQNWKYPEITLREVLQYGPNNHRDKKRAKASIQLLEENGWLISFPAGTVIRGTQRKEAWQIVGFEIQE, encoded by the coding sequence ATGACTCATCTGGAACTTGAAAACTTTCATCCAGAGCATCCGATTTCCTTGATCAACGATGATGACAATATCAGAGAATTTCCAACAGATGCATTGGGTCCCCTTAAGAGCATTGTTGAAACCGTGCAGGGTATGACACTTGCTCCCATAGCTATCCCTGGGCAATCCGCACTTGCTATCGCCTCGCTTGCAGTGCAGGGCTTTAGTAATGTGAGCACACTGGGGGGCGTTCGGCCTCTGTCTTTGTACAATCTAACAATAGCACGGTCGGGTGAGCGAAAGTCGGCTTGTGACTCGATTTTGCTTGCGCCCTTAAGGAGGTTTGAGATTGATCAATCAAGGCAACGTGAAAAGGATATGTCAAAATGGAAAGTTAAACATGCTCTGTGGGAGTCAGAACTAAAACAAATTCAAAAGGAAACAGCCAACAATTTTGATATTCAAAAGGATGAAATTCCGATTGGCCATTTAGATAGAATAAAAAATGAGCCAAAAATGCCGCCAATTACGGATCGTATAGTCTCTGAACCTACATTCGAAGGTTTAACCAAATTGTTTGCGATGGGCCAGCCGTCACTCGGAATGTTTTCAGATGAAGGGGGACAATTTTTAGGTGGTTTTGCAATGCAAGTAGAAAACAAGCAAAAAACAATGGCCGCCTTGAATGACCTTTGGCAAGGTAACCCAATAAGGAGAACTAGGCAGGGTGATACACTAGGAACTTATTATAACAAGCGATTAGCCATTCATCTCATGATTCAACCGGATGTGGCGCATAAATTGATATCTGACAAATTTGCAAATGGGATTGGGTTTTTGTCGCGGTTTCTTGTGTGTGATCCGCCAAGCACAATCGGAACAAGACTCCAGGCAAATGTTCGATTTAATGAGCCTGAATTAGAGTCATATTCAGACCATCTCCTAAATATTCTTGATCGTGACTTGCCTCAGAAAAACTGTTCCGACATTGGTCTGATGAAGACTTTAAAAATGTCTGAAGCATCTAGAAAACTTCTAGTTAATTTTGCAGATAGTGTTGAGAAAGATCAATGCTGTGGGGGTAAATTTGAGGAAGTTATTCCCACAGCTTCAAAGGCAACAGAGCAAGCCAGCCGCATTGCTGGTGTTCTAACTCTATGGGCTGATTTGAATGCTATTGAAATTGAAGCCCAAATAATGAGCAATGCTATAGAACTTGCAAAATACTATCTTAGCGAAGCTTTGCGACTGACTGGTCAATCAAAACTGTCTGATGACAAATTCAATGCAGAAAAACTTAGGATTTGGCTTTTGCAAAACTGGAAATATCCTGAAATTACACTCAGGGAAGTTCTTCAATATGGACCAAATAATCATAGAGATAAAAAAAGAGCTAAAGCATCAATTCAATTGCTGGAAGAAAATGGTTGGTTAATCAGTTTTCCTGCTGGAACTGTAATCCGTGGCACTCAAAGAAAGGAGGCATGGCAAATTGTGGGATTTGAGATACAGGAGTAA
- a CDS encoding toprim domain-containing protein, with protein MNDTIVQNAKHLTAKIGGRWHGSYGTGPCPICQPTGRKDQNALTLRNSATGVLLLYCHKSECPFIDILGLFKLHSQEPKSNKKSSVERPAPEVGNNNTIGSKLAYKIWRESIPVLGSPSEAYFHNRNIHCNIPTVIRYHPSIKHSETNQKLPALISKIEGCQTFSIHRTYLNRSSSQKADILSPKMMLGKCAGGAVRLFGSPGPLVVAEGIETALSLGCGLLNFAGSIWAALSSSGMKNLKLPENAGHLVVATDGDDAGRNAGYILAERAFHSGWTVSKLQAPETIDWNDVLRHLRSK; from the coding sequence ATGAATGATACGATTGTCCAAAACGCAAAGCACCTAACTGCTAAGATTGGAGGGCGATGGCATGGTTCTTATGGAACTGGACCGTGTCCAATATGTCAACCAACAGGCAGAAAAGACCAAAATGCATTAACGCTAAGAAATAGTGCCACTGGCGTTTTACTCCTATACTGTCATAAATCAGAATGCCCCTTTATTGATATTTTAGGATTGTTCAAATTACACTCTCAAGAACCTAAAAGTAATAAAAAGTCCTCAGTTGAAAGACCCGCTCCTGAAGTAGGAAATAATAATACTATTGGTTCCAAATTAGCTTACAAAATTTGGCGAGAATCGATACCTGTTTTAGGTTCGCCTTCCGAGGCATATTTTCATAATCGAAATATACATTGTAATATTCCCACTGTAATACGCTATCACCCCTCAATAAAGCACTCTGAAACAAATCAGAAGCTTCCGGCACTAATTTCTAAAATTGAAGGGTGTCAAACATTTTCAATCCACAGGACATACCTTAACAGAAGTAGTAGCCAAAAAGCTGACATTTTATCACCAAAAATGATGCTTGGTAAATGTGCAGGAGGGGCCGTTAGATTGTTTGGTTCTCCTGGACCTTTGGTGGTTGCAGAAGGAATTGAAACAGCACTAAGTCTTGGCTGTGGTTTATTGAATTTCGCTGGCTCAATATGGGCTGCTTTGTCTTCATCAGGTATGAAAAATCTGAAATTACCGGAAAATGCCGGTCATCTTGTTGTTGCAACCGATGGCGATGATGCGGGGCGAAATGCTGGTTATATTTTGGCGGAAAGAGCATTTCATTCAGGCTGGACAGTTTCTAAATTGCAAGCTCCTGAGACGATTGACTGGAACGATGTTTTGAGACATTTGAGAAGCAAATGA
- a CDS encoding cold shock domain-containing protein: MIDKNQVRAQVLWFDRNKGYGFCKCSKIERDIFFHRSALTEAGLYNVNKNDVLLGTLVSEKMGHFKLCQITYWEKAPEISEIQYLESFPTAVWDFFRIKCYLIRRGYGFLHPKDSINEDVFFHFDSVRGLGSEDLRPENKVSVFYVPSDHPKVLIVTKVAEAVRKM, encoded by the coding sequence ATGATCGATAAAAACCAGGTTCGCGCCCAAGTTTTATGGTTTGACCGAAATAAGGGTTATGGGTTTTGTAAATGTTCCAAAATAGAGAGAGACATCTTTTTTCATAGATCAGCCCTGACAGAAGCAGGTCTGTACAATGTTAATAAAAATGATGTTCTTCTAGGGACGCTAGTTTCTGAAAAAATGGGACACTTTAAATTGTGCCAAATAACCTATTGGGAAAAAGCACCTGAAATTTCTGAAATACAATATTTAGAAAGTTTCCCAACTGCAGTTTGGGATTTCTTTAGAATTAAATGTTACCTTATCCGCCGTGGATATGGGTTCCTACACCCTAAAGATAGCATTAATGAAGATGTATTTTTTCATTTTGATTCTGTCAGGGGGCTTGGTTCTGAGGATTTAAGGCCGGAGAATAAAGTTTCAGTTTTTTATGTCCCGTCTGACCATCCAAAAGTTTTAATTGTCACCAAGGTGGCAGAAGCAGTTAGGAAAATGTAG
- a CDS encoding DMT family transporter, which translates to MQTTEENKSVGYGLFLAFIGVAVFSLTLPLTSALTDNLSYYDIGIGRSLIAAAGALIAFALFGVGDKLPKGNQWFKLLITSIGISYGFPILTAVGMQSVPSSHGAIILGGLTLVTALFGAFLDKKRLSSAFLSVAILGFGVIVIFALVTNKGTDLSFYHGDIALVAAVILAGLGYAQGGILARDLGGWRVICWTLIISLPVLISLGLFLVDIDNVLRLDSHSWVQFLVLGLFNSLIGFFFWFRGLALAGVSAASQVQLLQPFLTYYVAVIFLGEQQDVVVLGFALLIVGIIALAQKILRSERGG; encoded by the coding sequence ATGCAAACAACAGAAGAAAATAAATCGGTCGGATACGGCCTCTTTCTAGCATTTATAGGCGTGGCAGTGTTTTCACTAACTCTGCCATTGACGAGTGCGCTAACCGATAATCTCTCATATTATGATATTGGAATCGGACGCAGTCTGATAGCGGCTGCCGGTGCCCTGATCGCGTTCGCGTTGTTTGGTGTTGGCGATAAACTTCCAAAGGGTAATCAGTGGTTTAAGTTATTGATCACATCCATAGGTATATCCTACGGGTTTCCTATATTGACTGCGGTTGGTATGCAATCGGTTCCATCTAGTCATGGTGCTATTATTCTGGGTGGATTAACGCTCGTAACCGCTCTGTTTGGTGCTTTTCTTGATAAAAAAAGACTATCTTCTGCGTTTCTATCTGTTGCCATATTGGGCTTCGGCGTAATCGTTATCTTTGCCCTTGTAACCAATAAGGGCACAGATCTGTCTTTTTACCATGGTGATATTGCTCTCGTAGCCGCGGTGATATTGGCCGGGCTGGGCTATGCCCAAGGCGGTATACTTGCGCGAGATCTGGGCGGCTGGCGTGTCATATGCTGGACACTGATTATCAGTTTGCCCGTTCTAATCTCTTTGGGCTTATTTCTAGTGGATATAGACAATGTTCTGCGGCTTGATAGTCATTCATGGGTACAGTTTCTTGTTCTCGGACTATTCAATTCACTGATAGGGTTTTTCTTCTGGTTCAGGGGGCTGGCTCTTGCCGGTGTTAGCGCCGCAAGCCAGGTGCAACTATTACAACCATTCTTAACCTATTATGTCGCTGTTATTTTCCTTGGAGAGCAACAAGATGTGGTTGTCTTGGGCTTTGCCCTGTTAATCGTGGGCATAATTGCATTGGCTCAAAAGATCCTTAGAAGTGAACGAGGGGGTTGA
- a CDS encoding zinc-finger domain-containing protein encodes MAAEIPSQIVDETGISGDIVRVTTKRVACNGGGGALGHPQVWLNLGEDGAIMCPYCSREFVIEGAAADGGHGGKG; translated from the coding sequence ATGGCTGCTGAAATTCCTTCCCAGATTGTTGATGAAACCGGTATTTCCGGTGACATCGTGCGCGTTACTACAAAACGTGTCGCCTGCAATGGCGGTGGCGGCGCGCTCGGGCATCCGCAGGTCTGGCTTAATCTCGGCGAAGACGGGGCCATCATGTGCCCGTATTGTTCGCGTGAATTTGTCATCGAAGGAGCAGCGGCAGATGGCGGCCATGGCGGAAAAGGCTGA
- a CDS encoding tyrosine-type recombinase/integrase, translating into MSGRLTKIKIDQAAPKEMDYFLWDGELKGFGIKICKGGRKAYVCQYRLAGGRAGKSRRYTIGAHGSPWTVDQARVKAKQILGQVAQGQDPSELKQEAKKEITVSELCDLYLKHGIGSKKDSTISTDRGRIERHIKPLIGRKKVSEINRAEIKKFLNSVAMGKTAVDQKTGLRGRAIVTGGKGTASRTLGLLGGIFTYAIDLGMLTSNPVHGVKKYPGKKSERFLSHDEFIRLGKALDDCQKRGLNLKALTIVKLLIFTGARKGEIETLKWESIDFSAGFLRFFDSKTGQKSVPMNSNAVDILAKFPRSKFSQFVFPAESGAGYYTGTPKVWRIIRNNAKLQDVRLHDLRHSFASIAVSEGASLPMIGALLGHSNSETTLRYAHLQDDPLKAVSENIASTIGKAIKG; encoded by the coding sequence TTGTCTGGAAGATTAACCAAAATTAAAATTGATCAAGCTGCACCAAAGGAAATGGATTATTTTCTATGGGATGGTGAGTTAAAGGGATTTGGCATAAAAATTTGTAAGGGTGGTCGAAAGGCATATGTATGCCAGTATCGTCTGGCCGGAGGGCGCGCTGGAAAGTCCCGAAGATACACAATAGGTGCTCACGGTTCACCTTGGACAGTTGATCAGGCAAGGGTCAAGGCGAAGCAGATTCTTGGGCAGGTTGCCCAGGGACAAGATCCTTCGGAATTAAAGCAAGAAGCAAAAAAAGAAATTACGGTCTCAGAATTGTGTGATCTATATCTTAAACACGGGATTGGTTCGAAAAAAGATAGCACAATCTCCACTGATAGAGGTCGTATTGAGCGTCATATTAAACCGTTAATAGGCAGGAAAAAGGTCAGTGAGATTAACCGTGCTGAGATTAAGAAATTTCTCAATTCGGTGGCGATGGGAAAGACGGCAGTCGATCAGAAAACTGGATTGAGAGGTCGTGCAATTGTCACAGGTGGGAAAGGAACAGCTTCTCGAACGTTAGGATTACTTGGAGGGATTTTTACTTATGCAATTGACTTGGGAATGCTGACATCTAATCCAGTCCATGGTGTAAAAAAATATCCTGGGAAAAAATCTGAGCGCTTTTTAAGCCATGATGAATTTATTCGTCTTGGTAAAGCGCTTGATGATTGCCAGAAGCGTGGTTTGAATTTAAAGGCGCTGACCATAGTTAAATTACTTATATTCACAGGCGCTAGAAAAGGGGAGATCGAAACACTCAAATGGGAGTCAATAGATTTCAGTGCTGGCTTTCTTCGATTTTTTGACTCAAAAACAGGTCAAAAATCTGTGCCTATGAATTCAAACGCGGTCGATATATTAGCCAAGTTTCCTAGATCAAAATTTTCTCAATTTGTATTTCCTGCCGAGAGTGGAGCAGGTTATTACACTGGAACTCCGAAAGTCTGGAGAATTATTAGAAACAATGCGAAACTTCAAGATGTGCGGTTGCATGATCTTCGACACAGTTTTGCAAGTATCGCTGTTTCTGAAGGTGCTAGTCTTCCTATGATTGGAGCGCTCCTGGGACACTCAAATAGTGAAACAACTCTTCGTTACGCGCATCTGCAGGATGACCCATTAAAAGCGGTAAGTGAAAACATCGCATCAACAATTGGCAAAGCAATTAAAGGGTAA